The Pseudomonas fluorescens nucleotide sequence CCCGGCTCGCTGGTAGCGGCAACCACGGTGCCGCCTGGGCACATGCAGAAGCTGTAGACCGAGCGACCGTTCTTGGCGTGGTAGACCAGCTTGTAGTCGGCAGCACCGAGTTTCGGGTGGCCGGCGTACTTGCCCAGGCGCGCCTGGTCGATCAGTGATTGCGGGTGCTCGATCCGGAAGCCGATGGAGAACGGCTTGGCTTCCATGAACACGCCACGGGCGTGCAGCATGCGGAAGGTGTCACGGGCACTGTGGCCCAGGGCCAGGACCACGTGGCGCGAGTGCAACTGTTCGCCGCTTTCCAGGACCACGCCGTTGAGCTGGCCGTCGTCCATCAGCAGGTCGGTGACCTTCTGCTCGAAGCGCACTTCGCCGCCCAGCGCGTGAATCTCGTGGCGCATGTTCTCGACCATGCCGGTCAGGCGGAAGGTACCGATGTGCGGCTTGCTGACGAAGAGGATCTCGTCCGGCGCACCGGCTTTGACGAACTCGTGCAGGACCTTGCGGCCGTGGTGTTGCGGGTCTTTGATCTGGCTGTAGAGCTTGCCGTCGGAGAAGGTCCCGGCGCCGCCTTCGCCGAACTGCACGTTCGACTCGGGGTTGAGCACGCTTTTGCGCCACAGGCCCCAGGTGTCCTTGGTGCGCTGGCGAACTTCCTTACCGCGCTCGAGGATGATCGGCTTGAAGCCCATCTGCGCCAGCAGCAGGCCGGCGAAAATTCCGCACGGGCCGAAGCCGACCACGACAGGACGCTCCTGCAGGTCGGCAGGGGCGTGGCCAACCACTTTGTAGCTGACATCCGGGGCGACGTTGACATTGTGATCGTCGGCGAACTTCTGCAGCAGTTCGGCTTCGTTGCTCGCTTGCAGGTCGATGGTGTAGATGAACAGCAGCTCGCTGTTCTTCTTGCGCGCATCGTAGCTGCGCTTGAACAGGGTGAAGTCCAGCAGTTGCTCGTCGCTGATGCCTAGGCGTTGCACGATGGCCTCGCGCAGGGCTTCATCAGGATGATCCAGCGGCAGCTTCAGTTCGGTGATTCGTAACATGGCAGGGTCCAGTATCCCGGCCATGAACGGCCGGCGGCTTTACACAAACCGCCAAGTATAAGCTGTTCGCTGCCTTTGCAGGCAGGATAAACGCAGGCGCCGATGATCAGTCGTTGCGCGAGCCGCCGTAGTAGGCGCAGCCACGCAGGGTCTGGCCGTCTACGCGCAGCTCGGCCTTCAGGTGCTGGACGCTGCCGGTGGCGCTGTCGACGCAGCGCTGCGGTGCGACCCAGAGCTCGACTTTCTGGCCGTTGGCCTCGGTGTTCAGACTGAAACGACCGTCGGGCAGTTGTTCTTCCAGATAAGGCACGGCCAGCGACGGCTGACCAAGGCGCTCAAGGACCATGCCCTTGCCGCCGGCCTTGAGGTTCCAGTCCGGCTCATGGCCGCTGGCACGCAGGGTCAGGCGCTTGAAGTTGGGGTCGCTGCAGGCGCTGGTGGAGTGCTCGATGCGGTACAGGCGCTGCACATTCAATTGGCCGTCATTGCCGCCTTTCTGGCTGGCCGACAAGGTACCGCGTACGTCGGCAAACAGGGTGCCAGGGGTTGCCGCCAATGCCGTGGCTTCCTGCAGCAGGCCGGTGTTGCCGCTGTCATTGACCGCAAAGCGGCGGGTTTCTTCGCAGGGCTTGAACAGCAGTTGTCCGCCCTGGGCAGTGAGTTCGCCCTGCATGCGGGTCTGGCCTGCGGTAGAGGCGGCTTGCGGCTTTTCAGCCAGCATCTGGCAGCCGGAAAACAGCGGCAACAAGGCGACAAGCAACAGCGAAGGGGCGGCACGCATCAAGCAAACTCCAGCATCTCGAGCAAAAGGTGCCGCCACGTTACGCAGGCTGATCGCCGATCACAAGGCCTTAGCCAACCTGGTAGGTCTGGCCGCTCTGCAATCCTTCGACGCTCTTGGCATAGGCCAGTGCCACGTCGGCGGCCGGCACCGGTTTGAAACCGCGAAAATACGGGGCATACGCCGGCATGGCCTCGACCAGTACGTTGGGGCTGATGGAATTGACCCGCAGGCCACGCGGCAGTTCGATGGCGGCCGCTTTGACGAAGGCGTCGAGGGCGCCATTGACCAGTGCAGCCGAAGCGCCGGAGCGAATCGGGTCGCGGTTGAGGATGCCGCTGGTCAAGGTGAACGAGCCGCCATCATTGATGAACTCGCGGCCGATCAGCAGCAGATTGACCTGGCCCATGAGCTTGTCGTTCAGGCCCAGGGCGAAGTGCTCCGCGCTCATCTCCTCAAGGGCCGCGAAGGTGACGTTGCCGGCGGCGCAGACCAGGGCATCGAAACGGCCGGTCTGTTCGAACAGG carries:
- a CDS encoding NAD(P)/FAD-dependent oxidoreductase — protein: MLRITELKLPLDHPDEALREAIVQRLGISDEQLLDFTLFKRSYDARKKNSELLFIYTIDLQASNEAELLQKFADDHNVNVAPDVSYKVVGHAPADLQERPVVVGFGPCGIFAGLLLAQMGFKPIILERGKEVRQRTKDTWGLWRKSVLNPESNVQFGEGGAGTFSDGKLYSQIKDPQHHGRKVLHEFVKAGAPDEILFVSKPHIGTFRLTGMVENMRHEIHALGGEVRFEQKVTDLLMDDGQLNGVVLESGEQLHSRHVVLALGHSARDTFRMLHARGVFMEAKPFSIGFRIEHPQSLIDQARLGKYAGHPKLGAADYKLVYHAKNGRSVYSFCMCPGGTVVAATSEPGRVVTNGMSQYSRNERNANSGIVVGITPEQDYPGGPLAGIELQEKLEAHAYVLGGSNYQAPAQLVGDFVAGRPSTAIGSVEPSYKPGVSLGDLGPSLPDFAIEAIREALPAFDRQIKGYNLPDAVLTGIETRTSSPLRITRDASMQSLNLKGLFPAGEGAGYAGGILSAGVDGIRIAEAVARSMLGLQD
- a CDS encoding COG3650 family protein; its protein translation is MRAAPSLLLVALLPLFSGCQMLAEKPQAASTAGQTRMQGELTAQGGQLLFKPCEETRRFAVNDSGNTGLLQEATALAATPGTLFADVRGTLSASQKGGNDGQLNVQRLYRIEHSTSACSDPNFKRLTLRASGHEPDWNLKAGGKGMVLERLGQPSLAVPYLEEQLPDGRFSLNTEANGQKVELWVAPQRCVDSATGSVQHLKAELRVDGQTLRGCAYYGGSRND
- a CDS encoding short chain dehydrogenase; protein product: MKILLIGASGTIGSAVAKELEQRHEVLRIGRSSGDYQVDISDSASIRRLFEQTGRFDALVCAAGNVTFAALEEMSAEHFALGLNDKLMGQVNLLLIGREFINDGGSFTLTSGILNRDPIRSGASAALVNGALDAFVKAAAIELPRGLRVNSISPNVLVEAMPAYAPYFRGFKPVPAADVALAYAKSVEGLQSGQTYQVG